Genomic segment of Terriglobales bacterium:
GATGTCGGCGAGACCTTCCACGGATGGTGGAGCATGGCGGGCGATCTGGTGCGTACGATCGTGTCATCGCCTGCACCCGGTCTTCCCGTGCGGTTGCGCAACGGCCACTTTGAAAATAAAGCGGATTAATAATCGACAAGCTTGTCGGGATGCAGCACGACGATGCGTCCCCGTTTTTTTTGCAAGATACCTGCTGATGATCGCAACGTCCCCTAATGCTGATCGTGTTTGGCGTCCTTCATCGCGGCCTCGATCTTCGCCACCACCTGGCGGATGCTGGGCGCCAGCGGGCTATCCGGGGCAAGACGCAGTGCTTCCTGAAACTCCTTCAATGCGCCGGCGCCATCCCGCTTGCGTAACAGGATGTTGCCCATCATGACATGCGCTTGGGGATTTCCCGGCATGAGTTGAACCGACTTGGCGGCGTGGGGATCAGCGTCCTGCCAGCGCCCCAGCCCCCAGTAGGCGCGCGCCAGTTCAAAATGAGCGACGGCGAGATTCGAGTCGAATTCCAAAGCCTTGAGCAATGGTTTCTCCGCATCCGCGAACATGTTTTGCTGGTTGTTCAGCGCACCTAGCGCCAGATAAGCGGGAGCATACTTCGAGTCGAGTTCGATGGCGTGATTCAGCGCTGTGGAGGCATCGCTCCATCGTTGTTGCGCCGTGTAGGCCACGCCCATCAACAGATAGGCTTCTGCATATTTGGGATATTCCTGAACGGCCTTCTGGAAGAGCTGAACACTCTTCCCCAGGTCCTTTCTCTTTTCCAGGAGTTCCTTGCCTTCGGATACCTCTCTGCGGGCTCGAGCAGGAATATCGATTTCCTTAGCTGAAATGGTGGTCCCCGGCCCCTCAGGCGGCATGACTTCCTGCCCTGGCGAGGAGACAGGCCGAATCTCGAGATTCAGGTAGGCTGTCGGAGTGGTCCGCAGGTCCACCTCCTCAGCGACGGGTTCATACCCAGGCTGTTTCACACGGACGACATACAGGTCCGGCTGCAACATGGTGAATTCAAAGTTCCCTGCGGAGTCAGACTGCGTCTGCCCCACAACTCCACCGGAGGAAGCAGCCTCCAACGAAACCAGCACCCCCTGCGGCGCAGGGCGGCCGCCCGGCAGCCGGATTTTGCCACGCACACGGATAGGCAAAGGCGAGATCGGCGGTTGTTGAACGCCCCGCTGCCAAGCCAGGGCGGGACCACTTGTCATGAACGATGCCAGTAGAAGCACAGCCGTGGCTAACCTACTCATGATGCCTCCAACAACACCGGGCTATTTTAGACCTTGCACAGAAACAAAAAAAGGGAGGGCGGATTCGCCCTCCCCCAACACAAATAGGTGTTAGAACTCCCAGCGAACTGAGAAGCGAGCGTAAAACGGAGCCTGGAAAGTGTTTGGAGTCTGGAAGTCTTTATTGGAGCCGACCGGCAGGTTGCTAAGGGCGTTGAACTGGTCGACGGTCAAAATCGTCTTGGAATTGGCGAGATTGAACAAATCCGCGCCAATTTTCAGTCTGCTCTTCTCCGTGATGTGGAACGGGTACTCGGCATGCAGATCGACTTGGCCGTTTACGGGAGTGCGTCCGAGAGAGCCGCGGCCGCCAACCGGGACTTCGCCGGCATTGTTGTATACCGGGTGGTTCCCGAAGTTACTGATGGGAGTACCGCTGTTGATACGAACGCCAGTGCCCATCGTCAGGCCCTTCACGCCATATTTGTCGAACGTGTAGCTGAAGTAGCCGTTGACGATGTGGCGCCGGTCGGAATTCAGATAACCCGGTTTGAACTGATCGCCCAGGAGGTTGTAAACGCCTGCGGTGAAGTCGAATAGCGAACTGATACCAGGATCGATCTGCCCGTTGTCACCGCGGAACGCGCCCTGGTAGTTTCCGTACAGCTTGGAAACGGTCCAGGAAGCGCGCATCAACCAGTTCCTGCTGAACTGCTTGTTGACTTCCAGTTCAAACGCCTGGTACCGGCGGATGGGCGAGGGAAAACCGTCACTAATGCCGTCCGGGATGGGCTCGCCGCCGTACAGCGGGGTGCCCGCATCAAGGCCTGCGGGGTTGCCAGCCTTAGCCACGCCCACCTGCGCGAAGCAGAGAGCCTGGCCGGGGAGGAAGTTGTTGC
This window contains:
- a CDS encoding tetratricopeptide repeat protein, which codes for MSRLATAVLLLASFMTSGPALAWQRGVQQPPISPLPIRVRGKIRLPGGRPAPQGVLVSLEAASSGGVVGQTQSDSAGNFEFTMLQPDLYVVRVKQPGYEPVAEEVDLRTTPTAYLNLEIRPVSSPGQEVMPPEGPGTTISAKEIDIPARARREVSEGKELLEKRKDLGKSVQLFQKAVQEYPKYAEAYLLMGVAYTAQQRWSDASTALNHAIELDSKYAPAYLALGALNNQQNMFADAEKPLLKALEFDSNLAVAHFELARAYWGLGRWQDADPHAAKSVQLMPGNPQAHVMMGNILLRKRDGAGALKEFQEALRLAPDSPLAPSIRQVVAKIEAAMKDAKHDQH